One part of the Chryseobacterium mulctrae genome encodes these proteins:
- the rsmG gene encoding 16S rRNA (guanine(527)-N(7))-methyltransferase RsmG has protein sequence MSIAIIQKYFPDLTEKQIEQFTKLESLYGEWNEKINVISRKDMESLYEKHILHSLGIAKIMEFAPGTKVLDVGTGGGFPGIPLAILFPETQFTLIDSIGKKITVVNAVAEGVGLSNLTAIHGRAEKVKEKFHFVVSRAVTQMPEFLRWLKGKFEKEQLNAKHNGVLYLKGGDLAEELAGLKCELFSLKNYFDEEFFETKKVVYLSKGNFNS, from the coding sequence ATGTCGATAGCAATCATTCAAAAATACTTTCCGGATCTTACAGAAAAACAAATCGAGCAGTTTACAAAGCTTGAAAGCCTGTATGGAGAATGGAATGAAAAAATAAACGTCATTTCCAGAAAAGACATGGAATCTCTTTATGAGAAGCATATTCTGCATTCTTTAGGTATTGCAAAAATTATGGAATTCGCTCCCGGAACAAAAGTTTTAGACGTTGGAACAGGTGGTGGTTTTCCAGGAATTCCTTTGGCAATTTTGTTTCCTGAAACTCAGTTTACTTTAATTGATTCAATCGGTAAAAAAATTACGGTGGTGAATGCGGTTGCAGAAGGGGTAGGTTTGTCAAATCTTACCGCGATTCACGGAAGAGCAGAAAAAGTAAAAGAAAAATTCCATTTCGTGGTAAGTCGTGCCGTTACTCAAATGCCTGAATTTTTAAGATGGCTGAAAGGTAAATTTGAAAAAGAGCAATTAAACGCAAAGCATAACGGAGTTTTATATCTAAAAGGTGGAGATCTTGCTGAAGAACTTGCCGGTCTAAAATGTGAGCTTTTCAGTCTTAAAAATTACTTCGACGAAGAGTTTTTTGAAACTAAAAAGGTTGTTTATCTTTCAAAAGGTAATTTTAATTCTTAA
- a CDS encoding pyridoxal phosphate-dependent aminotransferase has translation MNKLSDRVNRLGYSQTFVMSNKAREMKASGIDVISLTLGEPDFDVPDNIKEAAFTAINENYSHYSPVPGFLELRQAISEKLKRDNQLDYKPTQICVSNGAKQAIINVLAAIINDGDEVILPTPFWVSYDEMVKMMGGNSVMLPTSYVTDFKITAEQLEEAINEKTKAILFSSPCNPSGGYYTYDELKSLAKVIAKYPHVTVISDEIYEYINYETKTTSIAQFPEVYEQTAVINGMSKAFAMTGWRIGYSACPEWLAKACEKIQGQMTSGANTVAQRASIVALKTDPSEYKYMIDAFKQRRNLVFDLMKEIPGFKLLLPKAAFYFFPDISHYIGKTLDGTEIKDADDFAMFILENAHVGCVGGVSFGSPECIRFSYAASEEDLREAMRRIKVLLEKFN, from the coding sequence ATGAATAAACTTTCAGACAGAGTAAACAGGTTAGGTTACTCGCAGACATTCGTCATGTCAAACAAAGCTAGAGAGATGAAAGCCAGCGGAATAGATGTAATTTCTTTAACATTAGGCGAACCGGATTTCGACGTTCCCGATAATATCAAAGAAGCTGCTTTTACAGCAATCAATGAAAATTACAGCCACTACTCTCCTGTTCCGGGATTTTTAGAACTTCGTCAGGCGATTTCTGAAAAATTAAAAAGAGACAATCAACTCGATTATAAACCGACACAAATCTGTGTTTCAAACGGAGCTAAACAAGCTATTATTAATGTTTTAGCAGCTATTATCAATGATGGAGATGAAGTAATCCTTCCTACCCCTTTTTGGGTAAGCTATGATGAAATGGTAAAAATGATGGGCGGAAATTCTGTAATGCTTCCAACTTCTTACGTTACTGATTTTAAAATCACTGCAGAACAGCTTGAAGAAGCAATTAACGAAAAAACAAAAGCTATTCTTTTCAGCTCGCCTTGCAATCCTTCAGGTGGATATTATACGTATGATGAGTTGAAATCTTTAGCGAAAGTGATTGCTAAATATCCTCATGTTACGGTAATTTCCGACGAAATTTACGAATACATCAATTACGAGACTAAAACGACATCTATCGCTCAGTTTCCTGAAGTGTATGAGCAAACCGCAGTGATCAACGGAATGTCTAAAGCTTTTGCAATGACAGGTTGGAGAATCGGTTATTCTGCTTGTCCGGAATGGTTGGCAAAAGCTTGTGAAAAAATTCAGGGACAAATGACGAGCGGAGCGAATACTGTTGCTCAGAGAGCTTCAATTGTTGCTTTAAAGACCGATCCTTCAGAATATAAATACATGATTGATGCATTTAAGCAAAGAAGAAATCTGGTATTTGATTTAATGAAAGAAATTCCCGGATTTAAATTGCTTTTACCAAAGGCTGCTTTTTATTTCTTCCCAGATATTTCTCATTACATCGGAAAAACGCTAGACGGAACTGAAATAAAAGATGCAGATGATTTTGCAATGTTTATTTTAGAAAATGCTCATGTAGGTTGTGTTGGCGGAGTTTCATTTGGAAGTCCGGAATGTATCAGATTTTCTTATGCAGCTTCTGAAGAAGATTTAAGAGAAGCGATGAGAAGAATAAAAGTATTATTAGAAAAATTTAATTAA
- a CDS encoding PD-(D/E)XK nuclease family protein → MKFLNKIIDELLIQNTDLSQFNIVLPGKRPIVFIRQILEENNYSGFLPNFYTIEELIINIVDQQTIQGISLWLFAFDVYKGLNLIPNDDFSEFLKWFPTLQKDWDDILKFSDSDEAVLQYMFDEERIKEWAQDLGDDDEVPRKKFLNFWRNMNVFLPVLKEKLREKNWATPGMIHESAKAKIGEFAKNNTENFVFCGFNAFTPVEEKLVRGLLQWNKAQCFFQGDKYYFDDERQEAGKFLRNHKMWKEFDDNRTFNWIEDDFNQPKNIKVYEVSGNVTQTKILPELFKNINNKTFTNTAVVLLDENLLPASLDVMHEVENLNITMGFPLKNLSFSNAVKQLFYLQKQLEKSKSSYYYRDVYPILEELPKSDDDEKIINDFKSKIEERNIVYISQKLLTELLGSLSYFNLLQKSNSVYQFLDDLIAFCKKIKWLELDDIQYENVSHFENAFRIIKNQITPYGFRINIETLEILINQHINSESIDFQGEPLKGLQVMGLLETRLLNFENVILLSVNEGKLPLGNSQNTYIPFDIRRYFDLHTFLENDSIYAYHFYRLIQDAQNVHLLFNALSSGVNTGEKSRFITQIEMESSHHIEHVIVENSSEPILSQPIEVFKTDIVQQQLLKWKEKVSASHLTSYLYNPIDFYLSKILNTSEADEIEEELSIRNYGNLVHYTLQEVYEVLKGKVLKLNDLQNSIKRIDEFINIAIEKLKHQPEFYNKGMNYIHKAIAKKVIENILNHDLELIKAGNSLEIIDIERRFEGVDFYLNEDKSDKVSFFGFIDRIDRLNGTIRIIDYKTAKTKNLTVKIDELNKSDYFQNSDRKQAMQLCLYQYVIQSLPEFWGFPVETGIWSFADAKKGVVSLEFAQGSLDDAMISIQNLIHEILNPEISFLENVKNYNY, encoded by the coding sequence TTGAAATTTCTAAACAAAATTATCGATGAATTATTAATTCAAAATACTGATTTATCGCAATTTAACATTGTTCTTCCCGGTAAAAGACCCATTGTTTTTATACGTCAGATTTTAGAAGAAAATAATTACTCAGGATTTCTTCCCAATTTTTATACGATTGAAGAATTGATCATCAATATTGTAGATCAACAGACGATTCAGGGGATTTCTCTGTGGCTTTTTGCATTTGATGTTTATAAAGGTTTAAATCTTATTCCAAACGACGATTTTTCTGAATTTTTAAAATGGTTTCCTACGCTTCAGAAAGATTGGGACGATATTTTAAAATTTTCAGATTCTGATGAAGCCGTTTTGCAATATATGTTTGATGAAGAACGTATTAAAGAATGGGCGCAGGATTTAGGTGACGACGATGAAGTTCCACGAAAAAAATTCCTGAATTTTTGGAGGAATATGAATGTTTTTCTTCCTGTTTTAAAGGAAAAATTAAGAGAAAAAAACTGGGCAACCCCGGGAATGATTCACGAATCTGCCAAAGCAAAAATAGGAGAGTTTGCAAAAAATAATACCGAAAATTTTGTTTTCTGTGGCTTTAATGCATTCACTCCGGTTGAAGAAAAACTGGTGAGAGGTCTTTTACAATGGAACAAAGCGCAGTGTTTTTTTCAGGGAGATAAATATTATTTTGATGACGAAAGACAAGAGGCCGGAAAGTTCCTCAGAAATCATAAAATGTGGAAAGAATTTGATGATAACAGAACTTTCAACTGGATTGAGGACGATTTTAACCAGCCTAAAAACATCAAAGTCTACGAAGTTTCAGGTAATGTAACGCAAACCAAGATTTTACCTGAGTTATTTAAAAATATTAATAATAAAACTTTCACCAATACTGCGGTTGTTTTACTTGATGAAAACCTTCTTCCTGCAAGTCTGGATGTGATGCATGAAGTTGAAAACCTTAATATAACCATGGGTTTTCCTCTGAAAAATCTTTCTTTTTCGAATGCTGTAAAGCAACTTTTTTACCTCCAGAAACAGCTTGAAAAGAGCAAATCTTCGTATTATTATCGTGATGTTTATCCAATTCTTGAAGAGCTTCCAAAATCTGATGATGATGAAAAGATTATTAATGATTTTAAATCTAAAATTGAAGAAAGAAACATCGTATATATTTCTCAGAAGCTTTTGACTGAGCTTTTGGGGAGTCTTTCGTATTTCAATCTTCTTCAAAAATCGAATTCAGTCTATCAGTTTTTAGATGATCTTATAGCATTTTGTAAAAAGATTAAATGGCTTGAACTGGATGATATTCAGTATGAAAACGTTTCTCATTTTGAAAATGCATTCAGGATCATTAAAAACCAGATTACACCTTATGGTTTTAGAATTAATATAGAAACACTTGAGATTCTCATCAACCAACATATTAATTCAGAAAGCATAGATTTTCAGGGTGAACCATTGAAAGGACTACAGGTAATGGGACTTTTGGAAACCCGTCTATTAAATTTTGAAAACGTAATTCTTCTGTCTGTTAATGAAGGTAAATTACCGCTTGGAAACTCGCAAAACACTTATATTCCTTTCGATATAAGAAGATATTTTGACTTGCATACTTTCCTTGAAAATGACAGTATTTATGCCTATCATTTTTACCGTTTAATTCAGGATGCGCAGAATGTACATTTGCTTTTCAATGCTTTAAGTTCTGGTGTAAATACGGGAGAAAAGAGTCGATTTATTACTCAGATCGAAATGGAAAGTTCTCATCACATCGAGCATGTTATTGTTGAGAATTCTTCAGAGCCAATTTTAAGTCAACCCATCGAAGTTTTTAAAACGGATATTGTTCAGCAACAGCTTTTAAAATGGAAAGAAAAAGTTTCGGCTTCCCACTTAACAAGCTATCTCTATAATCCAATTGATTTTTATCTTTCAAAGATTTTAAATACTTCTGAAGCCGATGAAATTGAAGAAGAATTATCGATTAGAAATTATGGGAATTTAGTTCACTACACGCTTCAAGAAGTTTATGAAGTGTTGAAAGGTAAAGTTTTAAAATTAAATGATTTACAGAATTCAATTAAACGAATAGATGAATTTATAAATATTGCAATTGAAAAGCTAAAACATCAGCCTGAATTTTACAATAAAGGGATGAATTACATCCACAAAGCTATTGCAAAAAAAGTAATTGAGAATATTCTGAACCACGATTTAGAATTGATAAAAGCGGGTAATTCTTTAGAAATAATTGATATTGAAAGAAGATTTGAAGGCGTAGATTTTTATCTGAATGAAGACAAATCTGACAAGGTTTCTTTCTTTGGTTTCATTGACAGAATTGACAGGCTAAACGGGACAATCAGAATTATCGATTATAAAACTGCAAAAACCAAAAATCTTACCGTAAAGATTGATGAATTAAACAAGTCAGACTATTTCCAAAACAGCGACAGAAAACAGGCGATGCAGCTTTGTTTATATCAATATGTAATTCAAAGTTTACCGGAGTTTTGGGGATTTCCTGTAGAAACCGGAATCTGGAGTTTTGCCGATGCTAAAAAAGGAGTTGTGTCGTTGGAATTTGCTCAAGGAAGTCTTGATGATGCTATGATTTCTATTCAAAATTTAATACATGAAATTCTGAATCCTGAAATCAGTTTCTTAGAAAATGTGAAGAATTATAATTATTAA
- a CDS encoding thioredoxin family protein, which produces MYTELTEDTLQNIVNENEKVVVQYGATWCGNCRIMKPKFKKLAAENDAIPFLYVDAEKLPESRKLAKVDNLPTFAIFKNGELVNQVQSNQAESLINLFNEL; this is translated from the coding sequence ATGTATACAGAATTAACAGAAGATACGTTACAAAATATCGTTAACGAAAACGAAAAAGTAGTGGTACAATACGGCGCAACATGGTGCGGTAACTGCAGAATCATGAAGCCTAAATTCAAAAAACTGGCAGCAGAAAATGACGCAATTCCTTTTCTATATGTAGACGCTGAAAAATTACCTGAAAGCAGAAAATTAGCAAAAGTTGACAACTTACCTACTTTCGCAATTTTCAAAAATGGTGAATTGGTCAACCAAGTACAGTCTAACCAAGCTGAAAGTTTAATTAACTTATTTAATGAATTGTAA
- a CDS encoding Bax inhibitor-1/YccA family protein, with the protein MMTDVLVAHSSDVEKASFYKKTYLHVAFAILAFIAVETVLLAVVPGEIVYMMVGQKYSWLLVLGIFWLASFLANKWSLAQSRSTQYLGLALYTLLQAIIFLPMMYMAMAYPNTGQLIFQAATLTIAMFAGVSAVAFTSKRDFSFLRNIITIGGFIALGLIVAGMIFGFDLGLWFSVGMVILASITILYQTSKLKDSYTTDQYVGASLQLFASIMLLFWYILRILMSRRS; encoded by the coding sequence ATGATGACAGATGTTTTAGTCGCGCATTCTTCGGATGTAGAAAAGGCTAGTTTTTACAAAAAAACCTATTTGCATGTTGCTTTTGCAATTCTTGCATTTATTGCTGTTGAAACTGTTTTATTAGCCGTTGTTCCGGGCGAAATAGTGTATATGATGGTTGGGCAGAAATATAGCTGGCTTTTGGTTTTAGGGATATTTTGGTTGGCTTCTTTTTTAGCAAACAAATGGTCTTTAGCTCAAAGCAGATCTACTCAGTATTTAGGTCTTGCTCTTTATACTTTGCTTCAGGCAATTATCTTTTTGCCGATGATGTATATGGCGATGGCTTATCCCAATACAGGTCAATTAATTTTTCAGGCGGCAACTCTTACAATTGCTATGTTTGCAGGAGTTTCTGCGGTAGCTTTTACTTCTAAAAGAGATTTTTCATTCCTTAGAAATATTATTACAATAGGAGGATTCATTGCTTTAGGATTAATTGTTGCCGGAATGATTTTCGGTTTTGATCTTGGACTTTGGTTCTCGGTAGGAATGGTGATCTTAGCTTCAATTACAATTTTATATCAAACAAGTAAACTGAAAGATTCTTACACAACAGATCAGTACGTTGGAGCTTCTTTACAGCTTTTCGCCTCTATTATGCTATTATTCTGGTATATCTTAAGAATTTTAATGAGCAGAAGAAGCTAA
- a CDS encoding peroxiredoxin: MSLVGKKFPNVTIDAMSEMGDDLRINIFEETTRNQQKVLLFWYPKDFTFVCPTELHAFQEALGEFEKRNTKVIGASCDTNEVHFAWLNVSKDNGGIEGVTYPLLADTHRQLANLLDIVDQDLEFDEEGNEYFTGSNVTYRATYLIDETGKVFHESVNDMPLGRNVKEYLRLIDAYTHVQKHGEVCPANWEEGKDAMKADRTSTAEYLAKN, from the coding sequence ATGTCTTTAGTAGGTAAAAAATTTCCAAACGTAACGATTGACGCAATGTCTGAAATGGGTGATGATCTTAGAATCAACATCTTTGAAGAAACTACAAGAAACCAACAAAAAGTGCTTTTATTCTGGTACCCAAAAGATTTTACTTTTGTTTGCCCTACTGAGCTTCACGCATTTCAAGAAGCTTTAGGTGAGTTTGAAAAAAGAAACACTAAAGTAATCGGTGCTTCTTGTGATACAAACGAAGTACACTTTGCTTGGTTGAACGTTTCAAAAGACAACGGTGGTATTGAAGGAGTTACTTATCCGCTTTTAGCTGATACTCACAGACAATTGGCAAATTTATTAGATATTGTAGATCAGGATCTTGAATTTGACGAAGAAGGAAATGAGTATTTCACAGGTTCAAACGTAACGTACAGAGCAACTTATTTGATCGACGAAACAGGAAAAGTATTCCACGAGTCGGTAAATGATATGCCTCTAGGAAGAAACGTAAAAGAATATTTAAGATTGATCGATGCTTATACTCACGTTCAGAAGCACGGTGAAGTTTGCCCTGCAAACTGGGAAGAAGGTAAAGATGCAATGAAAGCTGACAGAACTTCTACTGCTGAATATTTAGCTAAAAATTAA
- a CDS encoding M16 family metallopeptidase, with amino-acid sequence MNLFKKLTIVTSIAAASFCGYAQAQDFQWKEAKSNGYTYKYVTNDPTSARYYKLKNGLTVILSATNKEPRIQTYIATKAGSKTDPASHTGLAHYLEHMLFKGTDKFGSKDWAKEKPLLDKVDALYEKYNQTKDEAKRKEIYKEIDKVSGEAANYAIANEYDKMMAGMGADGTNAFTSFEQTVYVEDIPANAVDKFLAVQSERFRAPVLRLFHTELEAVYEEKNRSLDDDTDKVYDKMFETLFPNNNYGKQTTIGTIEHLKNPSLKAIREYYNNYYVPNNMGVIMSGDFNPDEMIAKIDKAFSYMKSKAIPSYVVGQEKPIASPILKEVVGPNPESVMMGFRFPGATTKDARLLTLVGNMLTNGQAGLIDLDLVKKQKLLAAYAFPYVLKDYSVLLLQGRPTEGQSLDEVKNLLLQEIEKLRKGEFSDDLIQSIVNNEKKNIIQKDEKYSSRASILMDEFTSDIDHKASLEYLEEISKLTKKEIMDFASKYLQNNNYVAIYKKKGEDKSIVKVDKPTITPVSVNREDQSPFLKKVDEMPENNIFPVWLNFEKDIEKSKVKSVDVLSVTNTDNDLFRLYYYFDSGKWNNKMLPLAAEYLQYLGTKNKSSEAISKEFYKLASSFNISAGNEETYVTLEGLNENFDKTADLFEDLIKNCVADQKALDSYKTRLKKARANAKQNKGIIMSGLRSYAQYGSQNPFNNVLTDAELDALKAEDLVNILHDLFNFKHKILHYGPKSAHGVSSSLTLIHKVPATLKEMPKSKTFTQVSTDKNKVLFANYDMVQAEVFWVRNADNYNPNLSPTISLFNNYFGGEMGSIVFQTIRESKALAYSTYAYFGQPNKKDDKNMIMAYVGTQADKLNESTTAMNELLTTLPKSEQLFETAKSGLRKTIAAERITQDGIIFSYLSAQKLGLDYDRRKNVYEQSPKLSLADINTFHDSEMKGKNYTYCLVAAQDKVKDEDLLKLGELKKLSLTEIFGY; translated from the coding sequence ATGAATTTATTTAAAAAATTAACGATTGTAACCAGTATTGCTGCGGCAAGTTTTTGTGGTTATGCTCAAGCTCAGGATTTTCAATGGAAAGAAGCCAAATCAAATGGATACACGTATAAATATGTAACCAACGATCCTACTTCTGCAAGATATTACAAACTTAAAAACGGACTTACCGTAATTTTAAGTGCAACCAATAAAGAACCGAGGATTCAGACTTATATTGCTACAAAAGCAGGTAGTAAAACCGATCCGGCAAGTCATACCGGTCTTGCGCATTATCTGGAACACATGCTCTTTAAAGGAACTGATAAGTTTGGATCGAAAGACTGGGCAAAAGAAAAACCTCTTTTAGATAAAGTTGATGCTCTTTACGAAAAGTACAACCAGACAAAAGATGAAGCCAAAAGAAAAGAAATTTATAAAGAAATAGATAAAGTTTCGGGAGAAGCTGCAAACTATGCCATTGCCAATGAATACGACAAAATGATGGCAGGAATGGGAGCAGATGGAACGAATGCATTTACATCTTTCGAACAGACCGTTTATGTAGAAGATATTCCTGCGAATGCAGTTGATAAATTTTTGGCAGTGCAGTCAGAACGTTTCAGGGCACCTGTTTTAAGGCTTTTCCATACAGAACTTGAGGCAGTTTACGAGGAGAAAAACAGAAGTTTAGATGACGATACCGACAAAGTTTATGATAAAATGTTTGAGACCTTGTTCCCGAATAACAACTATGGTAAGCAAACGACCATCGGAACGATCGAACATTTGAAAAACCCTTCTTTAAAAGCAATTAGAGAATATTACAACAATTATTACGTTCCCAATAATATGGGAGTGATCATGTCGGGAGATTTTAATCCGGATGAGATGATTGCTAAAATTGATAAGGCTTTTTCTTACATGAAGTCTAAAGCTATTCCAAGCTACGTTGTCGGACAAGAAAAGCCAATTGCATCACCCATTTTAAAAGAAGTTGTAGGTCCTAATCCTGAAAGTGTAATGATGGGATTCAGATTTCCCGGAGCGACGACCAAAGACGCTAGACTTTTAACTTTAGTAGGAAATATGCTGACCAATGGACAAGCCGGATTAATTGACCTGGATCTTGTAAAAAAACAAAAACTTTTGGCAGCTTATGCTTTTCCGTATGTTTTAAAAGATTATTCGGTATTGCTTTTACAAGGCAGACCAACTGAAGGTCAATCGTTGGACGAAGTGAAGAATCTTCTTCTTCAGGAAATTGAAAAACTTAGAAAAGGTGAATTTTCGGATGATCTAATTCAGTCTATCGTTAATAATGAGAAGAAAAACATCATTCAGAAAGATGAAAAATATTCTTCCAGAGCAAGTATTTTGATGGATGAATTTACTTCTGATATCGATCACAAAGCTTCATTAGAATATTTAGAAGAAATCTCTAAGCTGACGAAAAAAGAGATTATGGATTTTGCGTCTAAATATCTTCAGAATAACAATTATGTTGCGATCTATAAGAAAAAAGGCGAAGATAAAAGCATTGTAAAAGTAGATAAGCCAACCATCACACCGGTTTCGGTAAACAGAGAAGATCAGTCTCCGTTCTTGAAGAAAGTCGATGAGATGCCGGAAAATAACATTTTTCCGGTTTGGTTAAATTTCGAAAAAGACATTGAGAAGAGCAAAGTAAAAAGTGTAGATGTTCTTTCTGTAACAAACACAGATAATGATCTTTTCAGACTATACTATTACTTCGATTCAGGAAAATGGAACAACAAAATGCTTCCTTTGGCTGCAGAATATTTACAGTATTTAGGAACAAAGAATAAGTCTTCTGAAGCGATAAGTAAAGAGTTTTACAAACTGGCTTCAAGTTTTAACATAAGCGCCGGAAACGAAGAAACTTATGTAACACTGGAAGGTTTAAATGAAAATTTTGACAAAACTGCAGATTTATTTGAAGATTTAATTAAAAATTGTGTAGCAGACCAAAAAGCTTTAGATTCTTATAAAACAAGATTGAAAAAAGCGAGAGCCAATGCAAAACAGAATAAGGGAATAATTATGAGCGGGCTAAGAAGTTATGCTCAGTATGGTTCTCAAAACCCTTTCAATAATGTTCTAACTGATGCGGAATTAGATGCTTTAAAAGCGGAAGATTTGGTGAATATTCTTCATGATTTATTTAATTTTAAACATAAAATCCTTCACTACGGGCCAAAATCGGCACACGGAGTTTCATCTTCTTTAACTTTGATCCACAAAGTTCCGGCAACATTGAAAGAAATGCCGAAATCTAAAACTTTTACCCAGGTTTCGACTGATAAAAATAAAGTTTTGTTTGCCAATTATGATATGGTACAAGCTGAAGTTTTCTGGGTAAGGAATGCGGATAATTACAATCCAAACCTTAGTCCTACAATAAGCTTGTTTAATAATTATTTTGGAGGCGAAATGGGTTCTATCGTTTTCCAGACAATAAGAGAATCTAAAGCTTTGGCATATTCTACTTATGCATATTTTGGTCAGCCAAACAAAAAAGATGATAAAAATATGATTATGGCTTATGTAGGAACTCAGGCAGATAAACTGAATGAATCTACAACAGCAATGAACGAGCTTTTAACAACTCTTCCAAAATCTGAGCAGTTATTTGAAACTGCAAAAAGCGGATTAAGAAAAACAATTGCTGCAGAAAGAATTACCCAGGACGGAATTATTTTCTCTTATTTATCAGCTCAAAAATTAGGTCTTGATTATGACAGAAGGAAGAATGTTTATGAACAGTCTCCGAAACTAAGTTTGGCGGACATCAATACTTTCCATGATTCTGAAATGAAAGGGAAAAATTACACTTACTGTCTTGTCGCTGCACAAGATAAAGTGAAAGATGAAGATTTGCTGAAATTAGGCGAACTTAAAAAGTTAAGTCTTACAGAAATATTCGGTTATTAA
- a CDS encoding peptidylprolyl isomerase produces the protein MKKLIVALCLFSVSSAFAQEVKKMEVQNPPMDISASIPKDKIELYNQSFSKFISALKTADKQAVGTLISEKVKSLVDENMIQRLSGGISFERKTEVYQSGYQKLPDNQTYPSVQYKYTDDKNDPPRDLITVIFENDGKILGVKPDYSN, from the coding sequence ATGAAAAAATTAATCGTTGCTCTGTGTCTGTTTTCGGTTTCATCAGCTTTCGCACAAGAGGTGAAAAAAATGGAAGTTCAAAATCCACCAATGGATATTTCGGCCTCTATTCCCAAAGATAAAATTGAATTGTATAATCAGTCATTCTCTAAATTTATTTCTGCTCTAAAAACGGCAGATAAACAAGCGGTTGGAACTCTGATTTCTGAAAAGGTAAAGAGTCTGGTAGATGAAAATATGATTCAGAGGCTTTCCGGCGGAATAAGCTTTGAAAGAAAGACTGAGGTTTATCAATCAGGATATCAAAAGCTACCCGATAATCAGACTTATCCTTCGGTTCAGTATAAATATACAGATGATAAAAATGATCCGCCGAGAGATTTGATTACGGTGATTTTTGAAAATGACGGTAAAATTCTTGGTGTAAAACCGGATTACAGTAATTAG
- a CDS encoding DUF6952 family protein — MKLPVIRQFYQNQTPENLEKTLEVLESFTEFRGTTEEDMNVAGELITNICGALEVHANVQNGMSEKDALNSFAQKVLGSIDK, encoded by the coding sequence ATGAAATTACCAGTAATCAGACAGTTTTATCAAAACCAAACTCCGGAAAATTTAGAAAAAACTTTAGAGGTTTTAGAATCTTTCACTGAGTTTAGAGGAACTACAGAAGAAGACATGAATGTTGCAGGTGAATTGATTACCAATATTTGCGGCGCTTTGGAAGTTCATGCCAACGTACAAAACGGAATGAGTGAAAAAGATGCTTTAAACTCTTTTGCTCAAAAGGTTTTAGGATCAATTGATAAGTAA
- a CDS encoding DUF922 domain-containing protein: MKFFLIVFLLIFNIVSAQNIVWSENQKLVWDNFKSKTNNLGGATVVAYTHCGWEFSATTSSDPKVPVKITIQTVFNENKSWKDVKRINDYVLVHEQKHFDIAEIHARKLRKEVSEKIKTTADYNKFFKTIYAKISSDYKSFQADYDRVTEHGMNKEKQAEYNILISEELEKLKNYQKI, from the coding sequence ATGAAGTTTTTTTTAATCGTTTTTTTATTGATTTTCAACATTGTCTCAGCTCAGAATATTGTCTGGAGCGAAAATCAGAAATTGGTTTGGGATAATTTTAAAAGCAAAACTAACAATTTGGGCGGGGCAACGGTTGTAGCTTATACTCATTGCGGTTGGGAATTTTCAGCAACTACATCGAGCGATCCTAAAGTTCCTGTAAAAATCACTATTCAAACGGTTTTTAATGAAAACAAATCATGGAAAGACGTTAAAAGAATCAACGATTATGTATTGGTTCATGAGCAGAAACACTTTGATATTGCTGAAATTCACGCAAGAAAACTTAGAAAGGAAGTTTCAGAAAAAATAAAAACTACTGCAGATTACAATAAGTTTTTCAAAACAATTTACGCTAAAATCTCTTCCGATTACAAAAGCTTTCAGGCTGACTACGACCGTGTAACCGAACATGGAATGAATAAAGAAAAGCAGGCAGAATATAATATTTTAATTAGCGAAGAACTCGAAAAACTAAAAAACTATCAGAAAATTTGA